In Mytilus edulis chromosome 8, xbMytEdul2.2, whole genome shotgun sequence, the genomic window CACTTTATACTAATTTAGTCCAAGATTGTTTTAccaattttgagatttttgaCTATTTCTCAAAATTCAAGCACAATTTGTCAACTCCTTTTTGCTGAAATTTGAAAGCAAAGTTGATATTCATCTGATGATAATATTGTTTTGCTGATGAAAGAGTCAACTATGGTGTTAATccatcttttaaacttttttctatTTCCAGTTTTTCTTTACGTATCAGAAAGATTTTTCTTGTTCTGCAGTAGTTAAGAATTCTTTggtctgctttttttttttttttttagattaaaatttttttttttatgttgttgatTTAGTTGCAGTAACTGTTGTAATTCGAGCTTTTTAACTTTCTATCTTATCCATCAACATGTTATTCTGAAGTTATAAAAACAAGAAGAACTCCTTTACCTACTTAACACAGTCTACATATTATCTATATATTACAATCGTGACTTATTCATTTTACATAATACCGGCTTGCTCTAGAAAGAGTACTTCAAAAGTAATTGTATTTTTAATAACATTTCCCTAATTTTTTCGGGTCTTCCACCAATTGACGGTTGGGTAGAATACATGTACGTTGTGAAGGAaatcaagataaaaaaagaaaacaacgatGATGAAGCTACTTTTCAAAACTTTACTATATACAAAAAAGTACATTAATGAGCCCtcattaattattaattaaacacACTAGCCTGAATGTCTGTAAAATGTCCTTAATTGTAAGTCCTTAGCAATAAGTTAGTCCATTTATTATAGCAAGTATGatgaaaacaatgtttttgtaatagggctacgtgttgaagaccgtatcttgatctttaacatgtataatgggTATCTTTAAAATTGtgattttgatggagagttgtcttattggcactcataccacatcttcttacatctaacTAATAACAAACCCTTTTGACACTGCCCCTTTCTAAAATTTGAACTTATAAAGAAACTCCAGTTGCATTACTACCTCCGGCAAAGTTGACCTGAGATGGCTATACTTGTTATTGTTGGGGAACTATTTGTTTTTGGGCAATCCTGTATGTAAATAAAGAAAAGCGTTTTGAACACATGATATTTGTAatgtattgtgtatttttttttgcagcactgggtcgatacctttGCTGGTGAACTTTCAGTCTTTTAGAGTATTATCAATTATGTTGTTAATGATAATAGGTAATCATATcattaataacaattttttttaaattgtctgtttataaattgaTTACATAAGTTTCAACACCTTCAGACATTAACTggcttctgtaaaaaaaaacgaGCTTTGTAGTCATATAGCTTGTCAATTATCTCGGTTCATATACATCTTCGACTTTTACCGTTCCTGATGatgataaatccagaaaagctcgTGGCGCATGATATTTAtaatgtctttttttcatttttagtcatatatagcaaaaaacaaaaaacagcttCCCTATGGTATTTTTACCTTGAAAATGGCTGCAAGTAATAGTTTTTAAATTCAAAgaatgattgtaatatttttctgtatattcaaaataacataaaaaatgtagtgCACAAAAATAACTCGCgtatgacgtcatggtcacataaCAAAACTATGTCTATGAACTGAAAAacagaagacacgttacatccaaaattaaattatagtaTTGTAAGCTTTTGTGTACAGAACCGAGCCAATGTGTGAACCCGGGATGATGTGAACAAGGCCGTTAGATACACCAATAACGTATCCATAGAAAAAAACTACATGTTTATTTGAACTTGATTAAACCTTTGTTTCATTGGATACATTGTTGCCTATATTTTTATTCGATTAACATTTTCTCACATTTAGTGTTTTCTACAGacacaaatataaaaatgcaGATATTGGTTACAAAGATAATTATTGTTTTAGTCGTAAAGTTTATGATGAATATCTGTCATACATTATAAATCATAactattttaaaagataattaaTGAATACATATCTTCTATTTCGAAACTGATAAATACTAACCATGTTAAAAGTTTGAAACTAAGCTAAGATAACACATTAGAAAAAGTGTGTGACCAACAGTGTTATCACAACGAGCTCATTAACGAAAGTCTGCCTATCATAGCTGAAAAAAGGAATGCCCGACGAGCAGAGCTATTATCCCCGAATAACTGTGAAGCTATACCAAAAAGATTGTACGCCCTAGCATATATCAATGGACGTTCTATAAGATAATCTTCTTCGAGAAAAAGATGAAAATCGTGAAGGCAATCGTGCCCTTTTCTGGCATTATCAAGATGATAATGACATAGACATTTTAGAAAATAAGCATAAGCTGCAGACGAAATGTGATGCGGTTCATGCCTTACTTCCATTCTTAATTCGTTTGGTATTAACACAGATCTTTTGATAAATCTCAAATCATCTAACAGCATTATTTTCCTCAATTGAACAATACTTTTCCTCACACTTAATGGCAAGTTGAGCAATCTCGACTGAATATCAGACATATCAATGGAGTGCAACAGCTTTTCCCGAGTAAATTTTGATAAAGTATATCTGACAAGGTGTAATGCTTTACTATATTGTTTCGTCTGATAGAAAAGCGAGGCTAACATCAGCCACCCCGATATAGCGTCATGATAGATATTCTGTAGCAAAGAACAAACACAGGAATTATACAGGTTGTAATGGTCTTTATTACTACTTTTTGTACTGTTGAATGGTATTAATTGCGCAAAAAGTGAATTCTGAATGGACAAATAATATGcaaataaatgtttgttaaaagaATTTTCACAGGAAACAATTTGTTGTATTCCTCTGTACATTTCTTTTTCCACTCCTGAACTTGGTATGATTAAATTTGACATGTATAATAACGGTGATTTAAGTGTTTTTTGAACCTCGAAATCGTGAAATACATTTGGTTCAATGTGAGCCATCCTTATTGATACATGAAAGTCAGAGacttgatttgaaaataaaatacatcGCCAACCGTATCCATACAGGAAATGCAGTTTTTCTAACACTATTTCACGGGCATGGCCCTCTATTCTATTTTCAAACATATTGTTCTCTGGAATGAAGTAATTTAAGCAAATTGAATATTCAACGCAATATACAAGCCTACTCAAACAACGCATAAAACAAGGTATAAGATTTTCAGGTTTCCATACGGATTGTGGTAGTTCCTTTGATATCCATAACATGATTGTTTTCAAGAAATATGAACAGAGCAAATCTTTGCATTCTTGATAAGTGTCTATAAcatcttttaaaagaatttttaagAGAGCATAGCATAATAATTGAGTGTGTGTAAAACAATGTATTAACAACTTTTCACTAACTGAAAAAGATATTCGCCATTCTGTATCCTCTTTTGATGATCCCTTAACTCCAATTGGAACAAAAAGAACTCCATGTTTTTCAATACTTCTTTTTACATCCTTGCTCGGCCAAGAGTTGTTACTTGATCTTCTTATCCATTGTTCAGCTGGAGATATCCATGTTTTACAATGTAGGCAATAAGCAAGGTCATACGTACCCTGTTCGTCAGATATACAAGGTCCATGAATTACTTGACGTTGAACAATAGCTTTAGATATCATATGTTGTTTATATAATGAGCTTGACAAATACTGTATTCCATTATGTTCTTCAcagtttttagaaaaatattgGTCATCACTTTTTTCCACTAGCAAATGAGTGAAACCAGGTTTTACATCGTCTGTTCTCATTGACAAATATGTAATATTAGGACTCAATCGCggttttaaatattcataaaccTCGATGTGTTTTGAAACATACATCATATCTAAATCACTGCCTTTCATGTCAAGTCCTTCCCCGAAACTTCCACTTGTGATTACAGTTTGAAACTCGCCGCTCGTTGCATTGTCTCTGGCACTATTCATTGTCGTATTGTTTTTACATAATGGTCTGTTCCAACTATATTTTGACACAAATAACGATACAGTGCCTTTGATGTGTTTTGCATTGCTGTGTCTGATCAATAAAGAATTGAAAAAAGTTAATTCAAAAGTAAACACCAATTTAAATAAGTTAAGCGAAAGTTTCCATCTACTTATTTAAAAGTGTACCGACAATTGGAAACAGAAAAGGTGAACAGTTCTTTGTATTTAAATGTTGGGTTTTCTGATTGCTATTGTCAGAATTGTCGTTCTTGTTTGCAgtttatgtttttaaaagttataattcGTTTAAACTTTCTCTGACTTAAATCACTTGTCAATATATGATCATATCAAGTTGACATCTGAAGGTCTGACTGTTTCGAGTATTGAAGTGTTTGAAACCTAAGTACGGTGATATAAAACATACGTCTACTGTCAAACCTGTTAAGCTTGGAATTCAAATCTTGAGTTCTATAGTACATCAACTTCATACTATTTAGTTCACTGGAAAGCTTAGAGTGTTTCAATGTATCGCAAAACAGACCGACAATGATAATAGTTATCACTGTTCTcttattaaaattacaaatactTTAAGAAATGTATAATTTCCCTAATTATAACGATAACAATGATGTCACTTTCGTTTTTAAAGTAAACGTCTTTCCATTCCTGATTTTCAATTCTTATACTTGATGtacttttttgtaaaacaaaccaACAGTAATTAAGACGAAATGCATCTTTTCAAAGACCAGAAATGAATCATTTAGAAATGTatttcttataaatatatatagataatacCTCCCATTTCTTTTTATCTGTGAGTTCACCTGCAcagtgtttataattttttttcgtttCGCTTGAGTACTATAAACAGGTATTTCCATTTCTATTTCCTTTAAACACAACAATACATTACACATAGTATTTAAAGGTTTACTTGAATAAATTAATACAGTTTGTAAAACCCATAATTGTGAACATTTTCCAAATTAACATACGTGTGTTGTAAACACTGGTTATTGTTATATATGTTATGCAAACCAACAGTTCATGATTAAGTAATGAATATCTATATTTGTTAAATCCATTCAAAACTAACAGCATTATTCATTCTTATACAGGTTTTTTTACGCTATGTTCTATGTTTTCTTATAGCTAGTAATTTAAGACTTCTGATGTGTTTCGCATTACTGGCTCTTTAAAACCAAATATTATTTCAGTAAAGTAACccaataaaacaaaagaagagCGGATACATAATATGAATAACACATGAAAAGTATTTCGTTTCAATCTTTAACTTATTATTTAACAGTTCAATTCTtctattgaataataaaaaaaataacattcataagaaaaaaaaatctatattaatCCATGAGGAGAATAAAGCAAATATTAAGTTATATCGGCAAAGAAGTTTTGGTTTAGTTAAATATGttaaatgatttaaatgtttaaaacaatgaTACTATTTAACGTTAAAGCTATCTCAGATAAAGTTACCTGAGAAGAAATTAGTATATTCATAGTTCAAAACGGCCATACAGCAACTCAAGTTTTCAGGTATATATACATGCTtagattttaaacttttttttagtaTTCCCGATGATGGCAGATTGAAAATATCCGGTAAGACGAATGaattgttcaaatatttatataactagaACGCATTCGCTACAACTGTTGCCTGTTACACCCCAAGGCTATAATAAAAAGTTTGTGATTCGGTACTGACATAAgtaaaatatcttttcattaaCTCTCCTTTAAAAAACGTAAAAACTCAAAGTTTTCTACTCCCCGAGGCAAAGTTGCTTGTAGATGAATTTAGAAATTCTTTCTTTATGCATTTTGGTCATATTTCAGTCAATAATGAATCCTTGGCCTTCAAATGTTTAAGTAAtacaattacaaaaataccaaCAATGTGTTCAATACctacatataaaatattatttcaaatactGCTAACAAATTTGATGATGTTTCTTTTTCTGATTTTATTCTTATAACCATGTATGACTATTTAAAAAAGCAACTTCATTGGAAATACCGATCTATTTCAATTAGAGCGTACTTGAATTCGTATAAGACAGAAATTCTGTCAAGAAATAAGTATCTTAAAACAACCgaatacaaaaatattctaaaaaggCGAGCAACGGAAGtcattttacagaaaaaaaaccatatctaGCTTCAAGCTTTTTTTAACTGATTAAATGATTGACAGGCGTACTCAACGTCTAATTTATGTTAAGCATTGTCAAGAAAATTTTACATGCTAACCATTGCATATGGATCTTCTATAAATTATTGTCTTTCAAGTATTCCGGGGCAAGTAAATCCTGACACATATGAGCTGATAATGACAATAATGTTTTAGAAATTCATAACATCTATAGGCATAAATGTCGATAGTTGAACAAAGCATTTCTTGCGGATTATTTCAATTTCAGAAATTGGTAATATATATCACACAAGTCCGTGAATCGACACATTGTTTCAGGAGAATATTTCGATAAAGAATATTCGATGATGTGTGACACTTTACTGTATCGTTTTGTCTTATAAAAAATCGAAGCTACCAGAAAGAAAGTCCTGATATAAAGTATATGTTATTcgggtctcagacagggtatatactgtgacattcctgGCTGAGAGCGTATATCTTTTGAATAAATGTTCCGACCTAAATTGCActtatattacggattacccctatCTTAATGTTTTttcagtgcaggtatttgttaaACATTCACAACGc contains:
- the LOC139487045 gene encoding cyclic GMP-AMP synthase-like receptor 2 is translated as MNSARDNATSGEFQTVITSGSFGEGLDMKGSDLDMMYVSKHIEVYEYLKPRLSPNITYLSMRTDDVKPGFTHLLVEKSDDQYFSKNCEEHNGIQYLSSSLYKQHMISKAIVQRQVIHGPCISDEQGTYDLAYCLHCKTWISPAEQWIRRSSNNSWPSKDVKRSIEKHGVLFVPIGVKGSSKEDTEWRISFSVSEKLLIHCFTHTQLLCYALLKILLKDVIDTYQECKDLLCSYFLKTIMLWISKELPQSVWKPENLIPCFMRCLSRLVYCVEYSICLNYFIPENNMFENRIEGHAREIVLEKLHFLYGYGWRCILFSNQVSDFHVSIRMAHIEPNVFHDFEVQKTLKSPLLYMSNLIIPSSGVEKEMYRGIQQIVSCENSFNKHLFAYYLSIQNSLFAQLIPFNSTKSSNKDHYNLYNSCVCSLLQNIYHDAISGWLMLASLFYQTKQYSKALHLVRYTLSKFTREKLLHSIDMSDIQSRLLNLPLSVRKSIVQLRKIMLLDDLRFIKRSVLIPNELRMEVRHEPHHISSAAYAYFLKCLCHYHLDNARKGHDCLHDFHLFLEEDYLIERPLIYARAYNLFGIASQLFGDNSSARRAFLFSAMIGRLSLMSSL